In the genome of Clostridiales bacterium, one region contains:
- a CDS encoding YvcK family protein, with translation MRIPNWLRPGAKVKRWILLGILGLVITSFGLGKLIDGRFRANLAVFYLISAAGAAIIIISYKFGMKSVLRLISDVGVDACTGINKLSSLVYEKRLLIKGPKIVVIGGGTGLSTMLRGLKHYTSNLTAIVTVADDGGGSGVLREELGILPPGDIRNCLLSLADTEPVMENLLQYRFTDGMLKGQSFGNLFIAAMNGISDNFEEAIKKMSEVLAVTGQVLPVTLSDVKLFAELEDGTIVKGESEITKRTQNVPIKRVFIEPSNVYPLDEAVNAIREADAIVFGPGSLYTSIIPNLLVDDIARHIEDSGAVKIYVSNIMTQPGETIGYSVCDHIDAIHKYCRKRIINYVIANDGKIPRWLYGKYIEEGAQEVNIDRNNILKENIKLVEDNLVYVHNNLVRHNTNKLARLIIDIVLNERISKDKKRTLEYYYLNERLKERRI, from the coding sequence ATGAGAATTCCAAACTGGTTAAGACCCGGGGCAAAAGTAAAAAGGTGGATACTTCTTGGTATATTAGGTTTAGTTATAACAAGTTTCGGACTTGGTAAACTTATAGATGGAAGATTCAGAGCAAATTTGGCGGTATTTTATTTGATATCGGCAGCGGGCGCTGCAATAATCATTATATCTTATAAATTCGGAATGAAGTCGGTTTTAAGGCTCATAAGCGATGTGGGTGTTGATGCATGTACAGGAATCAACAAATTGAGCAGTTTGGTATATGAAAAAAGACTTCTTATAAAGGGACCAAAAATCGTGGTCATAGGAGGAGGTACAGGGCTTTCGACGATGCTGAGGGGGTTGAAGCATTATACATCCAATTTGACGGCAATTGTTACTGTCGCAGATGACGGAGGCGGATCTGGCGTGCTTCGGGAAGAGCTTGGCATACTTCCCCCAGGCGACATAAGGAACTGTCTTTTATCGCTGGCTGATACGGAGCCCGTTATGGAGAATCTCCTCCAGTACAGGTTCACTGACGGCATGCTTAAAGGGCAAAGTTTCGGGAATCTTTTTATTGCAGCAATGAACGGCATATCCGATAATTTTGAAGAAGCGATTAAAAAGATGAGCGAGGTGCTGGCTGTTACGGGCCAGGTTTTGCCGGTAACCCTATCAGATGTAAAATTATTTGCGGAGTTGGAAGACGGCACTATTGTAAAAGGTGAGAGCGAAATTACCAAGCGTACTCAAAATGTGCCTATAAAAAGGGTCTTTATCGAGCCGTCAAATGTATATCCTCTCGATGAAGCGGTTAATGCCATAAGGGAAGCCGATGCCATTGTATTCGGGCCGGGGAGTCTGTATACGAGCATAATACCGAACCTCCTTGTCGATGATATCGCAAGGCATATAGAGGATTCAGGCGCAGTGAAGATTTATGTGTCAAATATCATGACGCAGCCGGGAGAAACCATAGGATATTCCGTATGCGACCATATCGATGCCATACACAAATACTGCAGAAAAAGGATAATAAATTATGTTATAGCGAATGACGGAAAGATACCGAGATGGTTGTATGGCAAATATATAGAGGAAGGTGCACAGGAAGTAAATATAGATAGAAACAATATACTCAAGGAAAACATCAAATTAGTCGAAGATAACCTTGTATATGTCCATAATAATCTTGTAAGGCATAATACAAACAAGCTGGCCCGTCTCATTATAGACATAGTCCTCAACGAAAGAATATCAAAAGACAAAAAGAGAACGCTGGAGTATTATTATCTCAATGAAAGACTTAAAGAAAGGAGAATTTAG